One genomic segment of Sphingorhabdus sp. M41 includes these proteins:
- a CDS encoding tetratricopeptide repeat protein — protein sequence MNRFVAARLAESSNELQVAAAIYAEGLKEQPDNELLAGRAYISAIEVGDFGLALKAAQAMQLRGKANPEMPLLSYADAFALRDWSGAGLAIIELEALRNFSFLTPILEAWMESAKGADSTATLSRIMANETAKYYLEEQLILSKLASREESEAIALLAGLVERNEARMAPLRVIAAQHFWAKNDAKTAKEILKFQSSGPEQILLRLIESGQRKGVAQKVTPTIGLAFLFQRLSSDLREQQADFLSQVMAQAGARVAGKSDYASLTTGRAYAASENHDLAAAEFARIPVGSPYFLVALSSHISSLVSNEQYDQAIARLDIALEHNPDAPELHILKGQSLQAQGENGSAVSSFEAAIVLAEKLDRPDALLANYWLALGGAQEQAGLWPAGLKSLQKANELQPNSPSILNYLGYAQLERRENQAEAVAAIKQAHELRSDSPAITDSLGWAYFITGEHDRAIIYLESALDAQPQDPTINEHLGDAYWAVGRLYEARYAWKSAKLFAEGDDVQRLSSKIDLGLRPDLISP from the coding sequence CCGGACAATGAACTGCTGGCCGGGAGAGCCTATATCAGTGCCATTGAAGTCGGTGATTTCGGTCTGGCGTTGAAAGCCGCCCAGGCCATGCAGTTGCGCGGCAAGGCGAACCCGGAAATGCCGCTATTGTCCTACGCGGACGCCTTTGCCTTGCGCGACTGGAGCGGAGCCGGTCTGGCGATTATAGAGCTTGAAGCGCTCAGGAATTTTTCTTTTCTGACACCGATTCTCGAAGCTTGGATGGAAAGCGCAAAAGGGGCTGATTCGACGGCTACGCTCTCGCGGATAATGGCAAATGAAACCGCCAAATATTATCTGGAAGAACAGCTCATATTGAGCAAGCTGGCGAGCCGTGAAGAAAGCGAGGCGATCGCTCTGCTTGCCGGACTGGTCGAACGCAACGAAGCCCGCATGGCGCCGCTGCGTGTTATCGCGGCGCAGCATTTCTGGGCGAAGAACGATGCGAAAACGGCAAAGGAAATTTTGAAATTCCAGTCGTCCGGACCCGAGCAAATTTTGCTGCGACTCATTGAGAGCGGCCAGAGGAAGGGCGTTGCGCAAAAAGTGACTCCAACCATCGGGCTGGCGTTTCTTTTTCAAAGACTCTCCAGCGATCTGAGAGAGCAGCAGGCCGACTTCCTGTCTCAGGTGATGGCGCAGGCCGGCGCAAGGGTCGCGGGCAAATCGGACTACGCAAGCCTGACGACTGGCCGAGCATATGCTGCCTCGGAAAACCACGACCTTGCAGCCGCTGAATTTGCGCGAATTCCGGTCGGGAGCCCCTATTTTCTGGTTGCACTGAGCTCGCACATTTCCAGTCTCGTTTCCAATGAACAATATGATCAGGCCATCGCGCGGCTCGATATCGCCCTTGAACATAATCCGGATGCACCGGAATTGCACATTTTGAAGGGCCAGTCCCTCCAGGCCCAGGGCGAAAACGGATCTGCCGTCAGTTCTTTTGAAGCTGCGATCGTGCTGGCTGAAAAGCTCGATCGCCCTGATGCGTTGCTGGCCAATTACTGGCTTGCCTTGGGCGGTGCCCAGGAGCAGGCCGGGCTCTGGCCGGCAGGTCTGAAGTCTTTGCAAAAGGCCAATGAATTGCAGCCAAACTCACCATCCATTCTCAATTATCTGGGTTATGCCCAGCTTGAGCGGCGCGAGAATCAGGCAGAAGCCGTCGCAGCAATCAAGCAAGCGCATGAGCTGCGCTCAGACTCACCTGCGATCACCGATTCGCTCGGATGGGCCTATTTCATTACCGGCGAGCATGACCGTGCCATAATCTATCTGGAAAGCGCACTCGACGCCCAGCCACAGGATCCCACGATTAACGAACATCTTGGCGACGCTTATTGGGCCGTAGGCCGTCTCTATGAAGCGCGTTACGCATGGAAATCGGCAAAATTATTTGCGGAGGGAGATGATGTGCAACGCCTTTCCAGCAAGATCGACCTGGGTCTCCGGCCCGATCTCATATCGCCCTGA
- a CDS encoding 4-(cytidine 5'-diphospho)-2-C-methyl-D-erythritol kinase — protein MSDPDFGETDSETAFAKINLALHVRKRLANGYHELETIFAFLDAGDLISVQPGDGVALEISGPFAHGLSTSDNLIMQAAKRLAELSDVKQGARLHLDKRLPVASGIGGGSADAAATLRLLNRFWGLDHSLAELADIAKPLGADVPACVASNTCRGTGIGQDLAAIPDDDLLGRAALLINPLIPVSTADIFAAWDGVDRGPLENSPVITAARNGRNDLQKPAVALVPILTDLLQLLENCQPIIARMSGSGATCFALFETMAEAEKAERNCRQAMENVWTMTGKIR, from the coding sequence ATGTCTGATCCAGATTTCGGCGAGACCGACAGTGAAACGGCTTTTGCAAAAATAAATCTGGCCCTTCATGTCCGCAAGCGACTTGCAAATGGCTATCATGAGCTTGAAACGATATTCGCCTTTCTCGATGCCGGCGATCTGATTTCGGTGCAGCCCGGTGACGGCGTTGCGCTGGAAATCAGCGGTCCTTTTGCACATGGGCTGAGCACGAGCGACAATCTGATCATGCAGGCGGCCAAACGGCTCGCAGAATTGTCAGACGTAAAACAGGGCGCACGCCTCCATCTCGACAAGCGGCTCCCGGTCGCATCGGGGATCGGCGGCGGCTCGGCTGATGCCGCGGCAACACTGCGTCTGCTCAACCGTTTCTGGGGGCTGGATCATTCGCTCGCCGAGCTAGCGGATATCGCAAAGCCGCTGGGGGCGGATGTCCCCGCCTGTGTGGCCAGCAACACCTGCCGCGGCACCGGTATCGGTCAGGACCTCGCCGCGATTCCAGATGATGATTTGCTGGGCCGCGCTGCACTTCTGATCAATCCGCTAATTCCGGTATCGACAGCGGACATATTCGCCGCCTGGGATGGTGTCGATCGCGGTCCGCTGGAGAATAGCCCGGTCATCACAGCCGCCCGGAACGGAAGAAACGACCTTCAGAAACCCGCCGTTGCCCTGGTCCCGATATTGACAGATCTGCTGCAACTGCTGGAAAATTGCCAGCCGATCATTGCCCGTATGTCCGGGTCCGGCGCGACATGTTTCGCGCTGTTTGAAACGATGGCAGAAGCCGAAAAAGCTGAACGCAACTGTCGGCAGGCAATGGAAAATGTGTGGACGATGACTGGGAAAATTAGATGA
- the ilvD gene encoding dihydroxy-acid dehydratase, giving the protein MTQRFDKSHLPSRHVSVGPERAPQRSYYYAMGMTEEDIAKPFVGIASAGNDSAPCNTLLDGQADIAREGVIEAGGTPRRFNTITVTDGIAMGHQGMKASLVSREVIADSVELSVRGHCYDAVIGYAGCDKSLPGMMMAMLRLNVPSIFVYGGSILPGRFHGHDVTVVDVFEAVGQHSAGNCPLQELIELEKVACPGHGACGGQFTANTMACVAEAIGLSLPNSNMAPAPYETRDDMARAAGRQIMNLIELNLRPRDICTRDAFINAARVVAATGGSTNAALHLPAMASEAGIEFDLFDVAEIFKTTPYLADLKPGGKYVAKDMHDAGGVYMLMKTMMDNGLINGDCITVTGKTLGENIEEIVWNPDQKVIYDVQHAITATGGVVGLRGSLAPEGAIVKVAGMARLQFRGPAQVFECEEDAFEAVEKREIKEGAVVVIRNEGPKGGPGMREMLATTAALYGQGMGEKVALITDGRFSGATRGFCIGHVGPEAADGGPIGLIEEGDMINIDAEKGIIDLEVDEAILAERRKKFTRRETDYGSGALWRYAQNVGPAYQGAVTHPGAKAEKHVYADI; this is encoded by the coding sequence ATGACCCAGAGATTCGACAAGTCCCACCTGCCCAGCCGTCACGTCAGCGTCGGACCGGAGCGCGCACCGCAGCGCAGCTATTATTATGCGATGGGGATGACCGAAGAGGATATTGCAAAACCTTTCGTCGGTATCGCCTCTGCCGGCAATGACAGCGCGCCGTGCAACACTTTGCTCGATGGCCAGGCCGATATCGCGCGCGAAGGCGTGATCGAGGCGGGCGGTACGCCGCGCCGGTTCAACACGATCACCGTCACCGACGGTATTGCCATGGGCCATCAGGGCATGAAAGCCTCGCTGGTGTCCCGCGAAGTCATCGCCGACAGCGTCGAACTCAGCGTCCGTGGCCACTGCTATGACGCGGTCATCGGCTATGCCGGCTGCGACAAGAGTCTGCCCGGCATGATGATGGCAATGCTCCGTCTCAATGTCCCGTCGATCTTTGTCTATGGCGGCTCGATTCTTCCCGGACGCTTCCACGGCCATGATGTCACCGTCGTCGACGTGTTCGAGGCCGTCGGCCAGCACAGCGCCGGCAATTGCCCGCTCCAGGAACTGATCGAACTGGAAAAAGTCGCCTGTCCGGGCCACGGCGCCTGCGGCGGCCAGTTTACCGCCAACACCATGGCCTGCGTCGCCGAAGCGATCGGCCTGTCGCTGCCGAACAGCAACATGGCTCCGGCACCTTATGAAACTCGCGATGACATGGCGCGGGCAGCGGGCCGTCAGATCATGAACCTGATCGAGCTCAATCTGCGGCCGCGCGATATCTGCACGCGGGATGCCTTCATCAACGCCGCCCGGGTGGTCGCCGCCACCGGTGGTTCGACCAACGCCGCCTTGCACTTGCCAGCCATGGCCAGCGAAGCAGGGATCGAATTCGACCTGTTCGACGTCGCCGAAATCTTCAAGACCACACCCTATCTGGCCGATCTGAAACCGGGCGGCAAATATGTCGCCAAGGATATGCACGACGCCGGCGGTGTCTACATGCTGATGAAGACGATGATGGACAACGGCCTGATCAACGGCGACTGCATCACCGTTACCGGCAAGACGCTGGGCGAGAATATCGAGGAAATCGTCTGGAACCCGGACCAGAAGGTCATATACGATGTCCAGCACGCGATTACCGCAACCGGCGGCGTTGTCGGCCTGCGCGGTTCGCTGGCGCCAGAAGGCGCGATCGTCAAAGTGGCGGGCATGGCCCGCCTGCAGTTCCGCGGCCCCGCTCAGGTTTTCGAATGCGAGGAAGACGCGTTCGAAGCCGTCGAAAAACGTGAAATCAAGGAAGGTGCTGTTGTCGTCATCCGTAACGAAGGACCAAAAGGCGGCCCCGGCATGCGCGAGATGCTGGCCACCACCGCTGCGCTCTACGGTCAGGGCATGGGCGAGAAAGTCGCACTGATCACCGATGGCCGTTTCTCTGGTGCAACCCGCGGATTCTGCATCGGTCATGTCGGGCCGGAAGCGGCTGATGGCGGTCCCATCGGTCTGATCGAGGAAGGCGACATGATCAATATCGATGCCGAGAAGGGCATCATCGATCTTGAGGTCGACGAGGCGATATTGGCCGAACGGCGGAAAAAATTTACACGACGCGAAACCGATTATGGTTCAGGAGCATTGTGGCGCTATGCGCAAAATGTGGGCCCGGCCTATCAGGGGGCGGTGACCCATCCGGGAGCCAAGGCTGAAAAACATGTCTATGCGGATATCTAG
- a CDS encoding N-formylglutamate amidohydrolase, translated as MTEAFEISGVPSEGGVLIVVDHASSHVPDDIDLGISPQYQQDHIAYDPGIAPIARLMTEHGGYLAILSTASRLIVDLNRYPDEAAVIVECSDGVEIPGNHLSAEGRQARLDRFFTPYHNRVAALIADLKPVLVASLHSFSPTLRSKPEMQRPWDMGIMYNQHQTAPRLALQFLGEEDGLIIGDQLPYSGKDLNATMNRQCEAIGQPYIGVEVRQDLIREEAGQRRFADILLRSCDKIRTALA; from the coding sequence ATGACCGAAGCTTTTGAAATATCTGGCGTGCCCTCGGAAGGCGGCGTGCTGATCGTCGTCGATCATGCGTCCAGCCATGTCCCTGATGACATTGATCTTGGTATCTCTCCGCAATATCAGCAGGATCATATCGCTTATGATCCCGGCATCGCGCCGATTGCGCGCCTGATGACGGAGCATGGCGGCTATCTTGCCATTCTCAGCACCGCTTCCCGGCTGATCGTCGATCTCAATCGCTATCCCGATGAAGCAGCAGTTATTGTGGAATGCAGCGATGGCGTGGAAATTCCGGGCAACCATCTGTCGGCCGAAGGCAGACAAGCCAGGCTCGATCGCTTCTTCACCCCCTATCACAACCGGGTAGCGGCGTTGATCGCCGATTTGAAACCAGTGCTCGTGGCGTCGCTGCACAGCTTCTCGCCGACGCTACGTTCCAAGCCGGAGATGCAACGTCCGTGGGACATGGGTATCATGTATAACCAACATCAGACCGCCCCGCGACTGGCGCTGCAGTTTCTCGGCGAGGAGGATGGATTGATCATTGGCGATCAGCTGCCTTATTCGGGCAAGGATCTGAACGCGACGATGAACCGCCAGTGCGAAGCCATTGGCCAGCCCTATATCGGCGTCGAGGTCCGTCAGGATCTGATCCGCGAAGAGGCAGGACAACGTCGTTTCGCTGATATTTTATTGCGTAGTTGCGATAAAATAAGAACGGCTCTTGCTTAA